A region of Sphingobium baderi DNA encodes the following proteins:
- a CDS encoding TonB-dependent receptor: MSRIAKATGFTCLALPVGLAYAQAPAESPRITAGESGSSRIDQAMAEDIVVTARRVNERLQNVPLSITVVDARQLTERNVRSAFDLPNVAPGLSVQASGSGTTAQFSLRGQGQTLGQSAPGVVPYFAEVPEFSTQFYDLASVQVLKGPQGTLFGRNTTGGAILFSPVRPGNEWEGFITGRLGSYDRRDLEFAVGGAIVPDKVMLRVAGQILRRDGYVHELTSGKRANDEHKTSFRASLILSPVEGFENYTIVERTRIDEHGVAQIFSGFRASHPLAAEFTALLANQQALGIRKLATSQPLFNKFKSNGVINTTTLDITENISLKNIFSYREFDVSRGFDLDGTTLPVLDVVNPFKGYTKNRTEEIQLRGDFSQLRFVVGYYDETLKDPYRLASQTVQYLQGLGFLPAAGFNKGDQKTRAGFLEVTYDVTDALALTGGIRRTKDSRSSKAQTSLLVPGFPAGPVLAASGSFKATTWNASALYKINPNVSVYGAVRRGFRAGGFNPAASTPELLSYAPETVTDYEIGIKSFFVTEGGWKIRANVDLFYDDYKNIQRLVLLPTVPAATYTTNAARGNVKGLDLELSVAPSPVFETSFQYAYLDTQYKDYTDFVVTPTGLVSADLSDSRFPNAPRHQFTLTPRLNMPLSNELGTVTALAALYYQTGVAFDPANRIDGVLQPGTTVKGYAKLDLRVEWRDIAGTGLSLAAYARNVTNKKYIVGNANQLANFGTLLYTYAEPRILAMEAKFKF; this comes from the coding sequence ATGTCTCGCATCGCCAAGGCGACCGGATTTACCTGCCTGGCGTTGCCGGTGGGCCTCGCTTATGCACAGGCGCCTGCGGAATCGCCTCGCATCACGGCCGGTGAGTCCGGATCGTCCCGAATCGACCAGGCCATGGCCGAAGACATCGTTGTTACCGCGCGGCGCGTTAACGAGCGGCTCCAGAATGTCCCGCTTTCGATCACAGTCGTCGATGCGCGGCAATTGACCGAACGCAACGTGCGCAGCGCCTTCGATCTGCCGAACGTCGCGCCGGGGTTGAGCGTGCAGGCAAGTGGTTCGGGGACCACCGCGCAATTCTCGTTGCGCGGACAGGGGCAGACGCTTGGCCAAAGTGCGCCAGGCGTTGTCCCCTACTTCGCGGAGGTCCCCGAATTTTCGACGCAATTCTACGACCTTGCCAGCGTTCAGGTGTTGAAGGGCCCCCAAGGAACGTTGTTCGGCAGGAATACGACGGGCGGCGCGATCCTGTTTTCTCCCGTGAGACCGGGCAATGAGTGGGAGGGCTTCATTACCGGGCGGTTGGGCTCATATGATCGCCGCGATCTTGAATTCGCGGTCGGAGGCGCGATCGTGCCGGACAAGGTTATGTTGCGGGTGGCGGGCCAGATCCTCCGCCGCGATGGCTATGTGCATGAACTTACATCGGGCAAGCGGGCGAATGACGAGCACAAGACATCGTTCCGGGCGAGCCTGATCCTTTCCCCTGTCGAAGGCTTCGAAAACTACACTATCGTTGAGCGTACGCGGATCGACGAGCATGGCGTGGCCCAGATATTCTCGGGCTTTCGTGCCTCGCACCCGCTCGCCGCGGAATTTACGGCCCTGCTGGCCAATCAGCAGGCGCTGGGAATCCGAAAGCTGGCCACGAGCCAGCCTTTGTTCAACAAGTTCAAATCGAACGGGGTCATCAATACGACCACACTGGATATAACGGAAAATATCTCACTGAAGAACATCTTCAGTTACAGGGAATTCGATGTCTCGCGCGGTTTTGATCTGGACGGCACCACCTTGCCGGTGCTCGACGTGGTAAATCCGTTCAAAGGCTATACCAAGAACCGTACCGAAGAAATTCAGCTACGAGGCGATTTCAGCCAGTTGCGCTTCGTCGTCGGTTATTATGATGAGACACTCAAAGACCCCTATCGATTGGCGTCGCAGACCGTTCAATATCTGCAGGGTCTGGGATTCCTGCCCGCTGCCGGTTTCAACAAGGGCGATCAGAAGACCAGGGCGGGTTTTCTGGAAGTCACCTACGATGTCACAGATGCGCTTGCGCTGACAGGCGGTATCCGGCGGACGAAGGATAGCCGGTCGTCCAAGGCGCAAACGAGCCTGCTTGTTCCCGGCTTCCCGGCTGGCCCCGTCCTTGCCGCATCGGGCTCGTTCAAGGCCACGACCTGGAATGCCAGCGCGCTTTACAAGATCAATCCCAATGTGAGCGTCTACGGTGCCGTCCGCCGCGGTTTTCGTGCTGGCGGGTTCAATCCGGCCGCCTCGACACCGGAACTGTTATCCTATGCGCCCGAGACGGTCACGGATTATGAGATCGGCATCAAATCCTTCTTCGTCACCGAAGGGGGGTGGAAGATCCGCGCGAACGTCGATCTGTTCTACGACGATTACAAGAACATACAGAGGCTGGTGCTTCTGCCGACAGTTCCGGCTGCAACCTATACGACCAATGCAGCTCGCGGCAATGTCAAGGGCCTCGATCTGGAACTGAGCGTCGCCCCGAGCCCAGTCTTCGAGACGAGCTTTCAATATGCCTATCTCGATACCCAGTATAAAGATTACACGGATTTCGTCGTGACACCCACGGGTCTCGTCTCGGCGGACCTCAGTGACAGCCGCTTTCCCAATGCGCCACGTCACCAATTCACCCTCACGCCGCGGTTGAATATGCCGCTGTCCAATGAGCTTGGCACGGTGACGGCGCTGGCCGCGCTCTATTACCAGACAGGCGTGGCCTTCGATCCGGCGAATCGGATCGATGGGGTTCTCCAGCCTGGGACAACCGTCAAGGGCTATGCCAAGCTCGACCTCAGGGTAGAGTGGCGGGATATCGCAGGGACCGGCCTGTCGCTGGCGGCTTATGCCCGAAACGTCACCAACAAAAAGTATATCGTGGGCAATGCCAATCAGTTGGCGAATTTCGGCACCCTGCTTTACACATATGCGGAGCCGAGAATTCTTGCCATGGAAGCAAAATTCAAGTTCTGA
- a CDS encoding PKD domain-containing protein, with translation MTTKNIGGALDLASYALTDSYFGAPYIDRDEHRSEPRSHRVVHGGFAGTDTRFNFYFQSEEGYRSRMFQPMEGGHAGHENIFGEGPVAKISGGLEMAFRLGGYMVESNCGHIGDDIDPRGGEDPTLYGFRAAIESARLSRHLAEQIYGAPPANGYVYGGSGGGRRSPGCLEYGAGVYTGALPYHSGGNIEPWGTTSRVRSEQPVHFGLMFNVQRLLGDRIGSVIDAMAPGGSGDPCAGLNVHQREELTNLYRLGFPRGDEFMISQPFGQIWLWTSIADMLLEDDADYFRAFWSEPGYLGHDEPQFVENDVIDVEATVARVLTARDLQENTEFADPALQALAYPSIFIAMLNQTMDLPMAIQLEGVGSGYRRGAGVYVQTGEAAGRRLYAMGESNDIFFLDGRGEANLLRATGVKAGDKVRVDNRPFLAFCYYYRHHISDDPICDFLRIDGKPIYPQHAVPLASPLMGVPYCGQYEGKLMWIHATHDSSLWPPQGLTYKRAVEQAQGLEGAQENFRIRWTENAEHTPPMMVPMQPNRSAANWLITFQGLVEQSLKDLIDWVEQGIDPASTQFTFSDGKINLPKSAGERGGIQPVIAVTANGAARIETAVGEKITLEVIAEVPPGAGTIIALEWDFDGKGTYPVKEEVTGTDARMRSMVTHAFDTAGTYFPTARVTSHRDGDCAAVTRRIENLAAARVIVS, from the coding sequence TTGACGACAAAGAACATCGGGGGGGCACTCGACCTCGCATCCTATGCATTGACCGACAGCTATTTCGGCGCACCCTACATCGATCGCGACGAACACAGGTCCGAACCGCGGTCGCATCGTGTGGTCCATGGCGGATTTGCTGGCACGGACACTCGCTTCAATTTCTATTTCCAGTCGGAGGAAGGCTATCGCAGCCGCATGTTCCAGCCGATGGAAGGTGGCCACGCCGGGCATGAGAACATCTTTGGGGAAGGCCCCGTCGCGAAAATTTCCGGCGGGCTCGAAATGGCATTTCGGCTGGGCGGCTATATGGTCGAATCCAATTGCGGGCATATCGGGGACGATATCGATCCGCGCGGAGGCGAAGATCCGACGCTCTATGGCTTCCGTGCGGCGATCGAATCCGCGCGGCTCTCGCGCCATCTTGCCGAACAGATTTACGGCGCGCCGCCCGCAAACGGCTATGTCTATGGCGGCAGCGGCGGGGGCAGGCGCTCGCCGGGATGCCTCGAATATGGCGCTGGAGTCTATACGGGGGCGCTGCCTTATCACAGCGGCGGCAATATCGAACCCTGGGGGACGACATCACGCGTACGGAGCGAACAGCCCGTCCATTTCGGCCTGATGTTCAACGTCCAAAGGCTATTGGGAGACCGTATCGGCAGCGTCATCGACGCCATGGCGCCGGGCGGCTCGGGCGACCCCTGCGCGGGCCTGAATGTGCATCAGCGGGAGGAACTCACCAATCTCTACCGCCTGGGCTTTCCCCGCGGCGACGAATTCATGATCAGCCAGCCCTTCGGCCAAATCTGGCTCTGGACCTCAATCGCCGACATGCTTCTTGAGGATGATGCCGACTATTTCAGGGCGTTCTGGAGCGAGCCGGGCTATCTTGGCCATGATGAACCGCAGTTCGTCGAAAATGATGTGATTGATGTGGAGGCAACGGTCGCCCGCGTACTCACCGCGAGGGATCTGCAGGAAAATACGGAGTTCGCCGATCCAGCACTGCAGGCTCTGGCCTATCCATCGATTTTCATCGCAATGCTCAATCAGACCATGGATCTGCCGATGGCGATCCAGTTGGAAGGGGTCGGCAGCGGGTATCGGCGCGGCGCGGGCGTCTATGTCCAGACCGGCGAGGCAGCCGGCAGGCGCCTGTATGCGATGGGAGAATCGAACGACATCTTCTTCCTGGATGGCCGGGGTGAGGCGAACCTGCTCCGCGCGACCGGCGTCAAGGCCGGCGACAAGGTGCGGGTCGATAATCGACCCTTCCTTGCATTCTGCTATTATTATCGTCACCATATCAGCGACGATCCGATCTGCGATTTCCTGCGGATCGACGGAAAGCCGATCTACCCGCAGCATGCCGTGCCACTCGCCTCTCCGTTGATGGGAGTCCCCTATTGCGGGCAGTATGAGGGCAAATTGATGTGGATTCACGCGACCCACGATTCGTCGCTGTGGCCGCCCCAGGGACTGACCTACAAGCGCGCGGTCGAACAGGCGCAGGGGCTGGAGGGCGCCCAGGAGAATTTCCGCATTCGCTGGACCGAGAATGCCGAGCATACGCCCCCGATGATGGTGCCGATGCAACCCAACAGATCGGCCGCGAACTGGCTGATCACCTTTCAGGGGCTGGTCGAACAAAGCCTCAAGGATCTAATCGATTGGGTGGAGCAGGGCATCGACCCCGCCAGCACGCAATTCACCTTCTCCGACGGCAAGATCAACCTGCCGAAATCCGCCGGAGAGCGCGGCGGCATCCAGCCGGTCATCGCGGTGACCGCGAACGGGGCCGCCCGGATTGAGACGGCTGTGGGGGAAAAGATAACGCTCGAGGTGATCGCGGAGGTTCCGCCCGGCGCTGGCACGATCATCGCGCTGGAATGGGACTTTGACGGGAAGGGCACCTATCCGGTCAAGGAAGAGGTCACTGGCACCGATGCACGGATGCGGAGCATGGTCACGCACGCCTTTGACACAGCCGGAACCTATTTCCCGACGGCGCGGGTGACGTCCCATCGCGATGGCGACTGCGCTGCCGTGACGCGACGCATCGAAAATCTCGCTGCCGCCCGTGTCATAGTATCCTAG
- a CDS encoding MFS transporter: protein MASKWILLLVLLAIQAMSTGAVAYSFGLWVDPVATEFGVERKAVLGILAAFGIASCAASAIFGRMLDHGAPRTLLLIGVAALGGGLILASVAPNLWSLYLVFAIIFPASVVFAGSLIAISLITRAFEQRRGLALGVALTGGSIGGAIIPNIFAALLADHGWRGANLYLGAFTIIVLLPVILLVVPAGGAVARAPRGTESLTARSIFGAPQFWLSVLSVLAFLAVAAAIQPNIAPYAADLNVGLKPAALLITTFAFAIIVGRVLSGYLSDKVALPTLWMVVAVIQMVALALLSNEPGLPRLHMALVLVGLGSGAVAPMQAVLFTRLFGARSVGRVMGLAVPFFAVVSVTAPLAAWVRERTGSYDPVFYAAIVITLLTIPLIMMMGRPNTRLQTAEPSG from the coding sequence ATGGCGTCAAAATGGATCCTCCTCCTCGTTCTGCTGGCCATTCAGGCCATGTCGACAGGAGCCGTTGCCTATAGTTTCGGCCTGTGGGTGGATCCCGTCGCCACAGAGTTCGGCGTAGAGCGCAAGGCCGTGCTGGGGATATTGGCGGCCTTCGGCATCGCCTCATGCGCGGCGTCTGCAATATTCGGCCGCATGCTCGATCATGGCGCGCCGCGAACCTTGCTGCTGATCGGAGTGGCTGCGCTCGGGGGCGGGCTTATCCTCGCGTCCGTCGCTCCCAATCTGTGGAGCCTCTATCTGGTCTTCGCGATCATATTTCCAGCCTCGGTCGTGTTTGCCGGATCGCTGATCGCGATCAGCTTGATTACGCGCGCATTCGAGCAAAGACGCGGACTCGCCCTGGGCGTCGCATTGACCGGAGGGTCCATCGGCGGGGCGATCATCCCCAATATCTTCGCGGCGTTGCTGGCGGATCATGGATGGCGCGGCGCCAACCTGTATCTGGGCGCATTCACGATCATCGTGCTTCTGCCGGTCATTCTGTTGGTGGTGCCGGCGGGCGGCGCGGTTGCAAGAGCGCCACGCGGCACCGAAAGCTTGACGGCGCGCAGCATCTTCGGCGCCCCGCAATTCTGGCTATCCGTGTTGAGCGTTCTCGCCTTCCTGGCCGTCGCCGCAGCCATCCAGCCGAATATCGCGCCCTATGCCGCCGACCTGAACGTCGGCCTCAAGCCGGCGGCGCTCCTGATAACGACCTTCGCCTTTGCCATCATCGTTGGTCGCGTCCTGAGTGGCTATCTGTCGGACAAGGTGGCGCTGCCGACGCTTTGGATGGTTGTGGCAGTCATCCAGATGGTTGCGCTGGCATTGCTTTCGAACGAACCAGGCCTCCCACGCCTTCACATGGCTCTGGTTCTGGTTGGTTTGGGGTCCGGTGCGGTGGCGCCCATGCAGGCGGTCCTTTTCACACGCCTGTTTGGCGCGCGATCGGTGGGAAGGGTGATGGGGCTCGCCGTCCCCTTCTTCGCGGTCGTTTCCGTCACAGCGCCGCTGGCTGCATGGGTGAGGGAACGGACGGGAAGCTACGACCCGGTTTTCTACGCCGCGATCGTAATCACCCTGCTCACGATTCCCCTGATCATGATGATGGGGCGACCCAACACACGGTTGCAGACTGCGGAACCCTCGGGCTGA
- a CDS encoding GntR family transcriptional regulator, with translation MANMPVQIDWSELYSDLMSDRETKRGIAAARLLERDIRLNGWLVGRVFADRPELAKRYGLGRRTLVEAVRLLEDRGIARMRRGPGGGLIVLEVCRSRSLKLLNEHFVAAGTTVAHIREARLVIRIIADYLRLHRRGPAALEVFNGYFTRGLATTRREDPLANIVAAGAIQDPAPPGDPIIDFLNDSLDRFSRLVALTDAPAASDEMNIRVPANRPKTSLASLVAKRIVEEIRNGDSHDLQRLGTEAEIGERMGVSRQVVRQAVRILESQGTVESRRGRTHGISVTDPESTVAAEAVVALLSSMRIDEANVRAACSAMGRLTRILVAAKAGPEHFKEYERLVDCGHTWGGINMFSQWVRLDWEIIDNPILRIFAQALTGCQVRLSNDVCAVPMEGMPGVQRGLADHIEAAKKGDLLLADRLHDELTMLVRAAFHPA, from the coding sequence ATGGCTAATATGCCAGTCCAGATCGATTGGTCTGAACTTTATTCGGACTTGATGTCCGACAGGGAGACAAAGCGCGGAATCGCGGCTGCGCGGCTGCTGGAAAGGGATATCCGACTGAACGGCTGGTTGGTCGGGCGGGTATTTGCGGATCGGCCGGAACTGGCGAAACGTTATGGACTCGGCCGAAGGACGCTGGTGGAAGCCGTCCGCCTGCTGGAGGACCGGGGAATTGCGCGAATGCGTAGAGGCCCTGGCGGTGGTTTGATCGTTCTTGAAGTGTGTCGCAGCCGTTCGTTGAAGTTGCTGAACGAGCATTTCGTTGCGGCAGGAACGACGGTGGCGCACATCCGGGAAGCGCGGCTCGTTATCCGCATTATCGCGGATTATCTCCGTCTTCATCGCCGGGGTCCGGCAGCGCTTGAAGTCTTCAACGGTTATTTCACGCGCGGATTGGCAACGACGCGCCGTGAGGATCCACTTGCAAATATTGTCGCCGCTGGCGCCATTCAGGACCCCGCACCGCCGGGCGATCCGATCATCGATTTCCTAAACGATTCTCTCGATCGCTTCTCTCGGCTGGTTGCCCTGACCGATGCTCCTGCGGCGAGCGACGAGATGAATATTCGCGTTCCCGCGAACCGGCCGAAGACGAGCCTGGCGAGCCTTGTCGCGAAACGGATCGTCGAGGAGATCAGGAATGGAGATAGTCATGATCTCCAGCGGCTGGGCACCGAGGCTGAGATCGGCGAGCGCATGGGGGTCAGTCGCCAGGTCGTTCGCCAGGCGGTGCGTATTCTCGAATCGCAGGGAACCGTCGAGAGCAGACGCGGTCGAACGCATGGGATATCCGTGACCGATCCAGAGTCCACAGTCGCGGCTGAAGCCGTCGTCGCGCTGTTGTCATCGATGCGGATCGACGAAGCGAATGTTCGGGCGGCATGTTCGGCCATGGGCCGTTTGACCCGGATTCTCGTTGCGGCCAAGGCAGGGCCTGAGCATTTCAAGGAATATGAACGTCTCGTCGATTGCGGTCATACATGGGGCGGAATCAACATGTTTTCCCAGTGGGTCCGCCTCGATTGGGAGATTATCGACAACCCCATCCTGCGTATCTTCGCCCAGGCGCTGACCGGCTGCCAGGTCCGCCTCTCCAACGACGTCTGTGCGGTCCCGATGGAAGGCATGCCGGGGGTACAGCGCGGGCTGGCTGATCATATCGAGGCCGCGAAGAAAGGAGACCTCCTGCTCGCGGACCGGTTGCATGACGAATTGACGATGCTCGTCAGGGCCGCCTTTCACCCGGCATGA
- a CDS encoding TetR/AcrR family transcriptional regulator codes for MSDKKVHSVKRAVEVAARAFAFRKFNEVTVAEISQAAQCSTTTIYAIFGNKEGLFLEAMTHLLQTQVPEVRLNNRSALCRLVSFAEARVRSLSSPVVRGAVRAISGQIDTARTLVDHLAEQQCGKVIAILEPQIDACVQHNLLRPLGSDNLAYAIMAVTAYEPIVFGMLYGNDQSVDITGVLRKAFTPLVTPSGEVMLNQLLDEGPAYGVLSLASRNPPQHYQSTGRA; via the coding sequence ATGTCTGACAAGAAGGTGCATTCGGTCAAACGAGCTGTAGAGGTCGCCGCAAGGGCTTTCGCATTTCGAAAATTCAATGAAGTCACCGTTGCTGAGATTTCCCAAGCGGCGCAATGCTCCACGACCACCATCTATGCCATCTTCGGGAACAAGGAGGGGCTGTTTCTGGAAGCGATGACTCATCTGCTTCAAACCCAGGTGCCCGAAGTCAGACTCAATAACCGATCGGCGCTTTGCAGACTTGTCAGTTTTGCAGAAGCGCGGGTCCGGAGTCTGTCCAGCCCGGTCGTGCGCGGCGCGGTTCGCGCCATTTCAGGTCAGATAGACACCGCCCGGACGCTGGTCGATCATCTGGCAGAGCAGCAATGTGGCAAAGTGATAGCGATTCTGGAACCACAGATTGATGCGTGCGTGCAGCACAATCTGCTCCGGCCGCTGGGCAGCGATAATTTGGCATATGCGATCATGGCCGTGACGGCCTATGAACCGATCGTTTTCGGCATGTTGTATGGCAATGACCAATCTGTCGATATCACCGGCGTATTACGCAAGGCATTTACGCCACTTGTCACGCCAAGCGGCGAAGTGATGCTGAACCAATTGCTGGATGAAGGCCCGGCCTATGGTGTCCTTAGCTTGGCGTCACGCAATCCTCCTCAACATTATCAATCTACCGGCAGGGCCTGA
- a CDS encoding TetR/AcrR family transcriptional regulator, whose protein sequence is MTDAMMQEEGKRTRDAAATRDAILAAACECFVANDYEHVGLREIAAKAGVTAALINRYFGTKEMLFRTVLETRPVDAEASDSSLQALMTDRDNFGMHLARRVLNARRNKANFAFDPMLVVLRSAGQPAAQAVLRERMTLWLTPLARELGGCDAAIRAEMILAILVGFDLLRNVILMPGFAEGDEELLVKRLGAALQAQLDD, encoded by the coding sequence ATGACCGATGCTATGATGCAGGAAGAGGGCAAGCGGACACGCGACGCCGCAGCGACGCGCGACGCCATTTTGGCGGCGGCATGCGAATGTTTCGTCGCCAATGATTATGAGCATGTCGGCCTGCGTGAGATTGCCGCGAAGGCCGGGGTCACCGCTGCGTTGATCAACCGCTATTTCGGTACCAAGGAAATGCTGTTCCGCACCGTGCTGGAAACACGGCCGGTCGATGCGGAGGCCAGTGATTCCTCGCTGCAGGCTTTGATGACGGATCGTGACAATTTCGGTATGCATCTTGCGCGCCGAGTGCTGAACGCGCGACGCAATAAAGCCAATTTCGCGTTCGATCCGATGCTGGTGGTGTTGCGCTCGGCGGGCCAGCCAGCCGCCCAGGCGGTTCTGCGCGAGCGCATGACGCTGTGGCTGACTCCGCTTGCCCGCGAACTGGGTGGTTGCGATGCGGCGATCCGGGCCGAGATGATTTTGGCAATCCTTGTGGGTTTCGACCTGCTGCGTAACGTCATCCTCATGCCGGGATTTGCCGAGGGTGACGAAGAGCTTCTGGTCAAGCGCCTGGGCGCCGCGCTGCAGGCGCAGTTGGACGATTGA
- a CDS encoding efflux transporter outer membrane subunit yields the protein MVLTASALGGCAVHPVRTPAIALPPAYERPAASNAAPFALDRWWTLFGDAQLSQLIDAALIAAPDARRALAVLAEARAERSRALAAFDPQGSLTASAKGQHQEISGIGSLPGAGVQLGAGDSTTLAGGFSPSWEIDLFGRRAATARMAQADVQAAQFDYEASRQSLAADVALNLFEARGLAVRIQQARDTLHILRGLADLGARRAAAGIGARADADALAADAATAAADLSALDAASAVSRRSLLVLVGRGADPLDSLPIAADLGTPPAIPATAPAELLVRRPDLRAAEARLASAIGRLTLDRLALYPTMNLLPTASATRNTGPVDYNTSLWSIGAGLTLPILDRGRLLAQIRAQDARTEQAVIAYEAAVQRAYGEAENRLTTLAADQRRLTDLQTAEGRARAAFGAQQKGYRVGIIDLTALLTAERTWRGNLAALTGLQVTTLRDTVDTFKALGGGWTPDTAGAADKDMP from the coding sequence ATGGTCCTGACGGCGTCGGCCCTTGGCGGATGCGCGGTGCATCCCGTCCGCACGCCCGCCATCGCCCTGCCACCTGCCTATGAAAGGCCTGCGGCTTCCAACGCCGCCCCATTTGCGCTCGACCGCTGGTGGACCTTGTTCGGCGATGCCCAGCTTTCTCAGCTAATCGATGCAGCCCTGATCGCCGCGCCGGACGCACGCCGTGCGCTCGCCGTGCTCGCAGAAGCGCGGGCAGAACGCAGTCGCGCCCTGGCAGCCTTCGATCCGCAAGGCTCGCTTACGGCCTCGGCCAAAGGGCAGCATCAGGAGATCAGCGGTATCGGCTCTTTACCGGGGGCCGGAGTCCAGCTTGGCGCAGGCGATTCGACCACGCTCGCCGGGGGCTTCAGCCCCAGTTGGGAAATCGATCTGTTCGGACGGCGCGCCGCCACCGCGCGCATGGCACAGGCCGATGTTCAGGCGGCCCAATTCGACTATGAGGCGTCCCGCCAAAGCCTTGCCGCCGATGTCGCGCTCAACCTTTTCGAAGCGCGCGGTCTGGCTGTACGCATACAGCAGGCGCGCGACACTTTACACATATTGCGGGGGCTCGCCGATCTGGGTGCCCGCCGAGCAGCGGCAGGCATCGGCGCACGGGCGGATGCCGACGCGCTTGCCGCCGACGCGGCCACGGCTGCGGCGGATTTATCCGCGCTTGATGCCGCCTCGGCCGTGTCCAGACGATCCCTGCTCGTCCTTGTCGGTCGCGGTGCCGATCCTCTCGATTCGCTTCCTATCGCCGCGGATCTGGGCACGCCTCCCGCGATTCCGGCGACGGCGCCCGCCGAATTGCTGGTCCGCCGGCCCGATTTACGGGCGGCGGAAGCCAGGCTCGCCTCGGCCATAGGACGGCTCACGCTGGACCGGTTGGCGCTTTATCCTACCATGAACCTGCTGCCCACGGCATCCGCCACCCGCAATACAGGACCGGTCGATTATAATACCAGCCTCTGGTCGATTGGCGCCGGACTTACCTTGCCGATCCTCGATCGAGGTCGCCTGCTCGCCCAGATCCGTGCACAGGATGCCCGCACCGAACAGGCGGTGATCGCCTATGAGGCTGCGGTCCAGCGCGCCTATGGCGAAGCCGAAAACCGACTGACGACCCTCGCGGCTGATCAGCGACGGCTGACGGATCTACAAACTGCCGAAGGCCGCGCGCGCGCGGCGTTCGGCGCGCAGCAAAAGGGTTATCGCGTCGGCATCATCGATCTGACCGCGCTGTTGACCGCCGAACGGACCTGGCGTGGCAATCTCGCGGCGCTGACCGGGCTTCAGGTCACGACGCTTCGCGATACCGTCGATACATTCAAGGCGCTGGGCGGGGGCTGGACACCAGATACCGCAGGCGCCGCAGACAAGGACATGCCCTGA
- a CDS encoding efflux RND transporter periplasmic adaptor subunit has protein sequence MRRLPSTALAMLLPITIAGCSKSVPESPAAQPRAVLVAPVALRPLASDSMVSGRLVPREEAVVASQLSGYQVVAVLVDQGDMVRAGQVLARLDDSLLRADIAEQQANLVQKEVAAKKAEQDADRVAGLDDSGVLSDEAIEGRRMAARSARAAVAQAQALLDAQRVRARLMEVRAPVSGRILERSVRPGDVSSPSTPMFRIARGDLIELDAEVPERMIGLIRPGQTADVVLPTATRISGTIRLVSPEVNRDTNLGRARILLPPRPDLRPGGFAQAILGQAQAPLVSSVPTAAVQYGASGATVMTLGKGNTVTTRTVKTGRSGGGYIELVDGPPPGTRVLLGSQGFLLDGDKVTPRLAGTAQ, from the coding sequence ATGCGCCGCCTGCCCTCAACCGCTCTGGCGATGCTGTTGCCGATCACCATTGCTGGATGCAGCAAGAGCGTGCCGGAGTCGCCAGCCGCGCAGCCCCGCGCCGTACTGGTGGCGCCAGTGGCGCTGCGGCCGCTCGCAAGCGACAGCATGGTGTCCGGTCGACTCGTACCGCGTGAGGAAGCCGTCGTCGCGAGCCAACTTTCCGGTTATCAGGTCGTGGCCGTCCTGGTTGATCAGGGCGACATGGTGCGTGCCGGCCAGGTTCTTGCCCGGTTGGATGACAGCCTGTTGCGTGCCGACATCGCCGAACAGCAGGCCAACCTCGTCCAAAAGGAAGTCGCCGCGAAAAAGGCCGAGCAGGATGCCGATCGTGTCGCCGGACTTGACGACAGCGGCGTCCTCTCCGACGAGGCGATCGAAGGGCGGCGCATGGCCGCCCGATCCGCACGCGCGGCGGTCGCACAGGCGCAGGCGCTGCTCGATGCACAACGGGTCCGTGCACGATTAATGGAAGTCCGCGCACCGGTCAGCGGTCGTATTCTCGAACGGTCGGTGCGGCCGGGCGACGTATCCTCGCCCTCCACACCCATGTTCCGTATCGCACGCGGCGACCTGATCGAACTGGATGCCGAGGTGCCTGAACGAATGATCGGCCTGATCCGGCCGGGCCAGACGGCAGATGTCGTTCTGCCGACGGCGACGCGGATTAGCGGGACGATCAGGCTTGTAAGTCCAGAGGTGAACCGGGACACCAATCTTGGCAGGGCACGCATCCTGCTGCCGCCACGTCCCGATCTGCGGCCCGGCGGATTCGCTCAGGCGATATTGGGTCAGGCGCAGGCCCCGCTTGTGTCGTCGGTTCCCACCGCGGCAGTCCAATATGGCGCATCAGGCGCAACGGTGATGACCCTTGGCAAGGGCAACACCGTCACCACGCGAACGGTCAAGACCGGCCGCAGCGGCGGCGGCTATATCGAACTGGTCGACGGGCCGCCGCCGGGCACCCGCGTACTGCTCGGCAGCCAGGGCTTCCTGCTCGACGGCGACAAGGTGACGCCGCGCCTGGCCGGAACCGCCCAATGA